A genomic region of Miscanthus floridulus cultivar M001 chromosome 3, ASM1932011v1, whole genome shotgun sequence contains the following coding sequences:
- the LOC136545077 gene encoding uncharacterized protein isoform X2 translates to MIVARWFTPAYIEKHESQRALRMLRPAATHHQGSRSLPGFKSAYEAAHPDEDVSMFTAWAMSHQTRVAGDVTWDPAAPREAYSDPNVYTKVQEYTSAVQQRHGPEYDVRTEPIDAEAIMRLGGGRKHGRTWIANAAIDPTTVPTLSQLRAQSTSSSQPIRSRPTPTLQRVDALEAQNNEKTAQITALTARLEAEQAARQAQEVRIAEMMQIMQALGQKTGVPVQMSAPPPQPQSAGSNNPPRASPDSGGFVTPPSTQRPDGWEGW, encoded by the exons ATGATCGTGGCTAGGTGGTTTACGCCGGCCTACATAGAGAAGCACGAGTCTCAGCGGGCACTGCGTATGCTCAGGCCAGCTgccactcaccatcaaggcagcaggAGTCTCCCCGGATTCAAATcggcatat gaggctgcgcacccggacGAGGATGTCTCGATGTTCacggcgtgggctatgtcccaccagACCAGGGTGGCCGGCGACGTCACCTGGGACCCGGCTGCCCCTCGCGAGGCATACTCCGACCctaacgtgtacactaaagtccaggaGTACACGTCGGCGGTACAGCAGCGGCACGGGCCAGAGTACGACGTCCGCACCGAGCCCATTGATGCCGAGGCCATCATGAGGCTCGGTGGCGGCAGGAAGCACGGCCGGACGTGGATTGCGAACGCCGCCATCGACCCCACCACTGTTCCCACTCTGAGCCAgctccgagcacagagcacgagttccagccagcccatacgctcacggCCTACTCCGACACTGCAGCGGGTCGATGCGCTCGAG gcccagaacAACGAGAAGACGGCGCAGATCACGGCCCTCACTGCTCGGCTGGAGGCTGAGCAGGCCGCTCGGCAGGCCCAGGAGGTCAGGATTGCAGAAATGATGCAAATCATGCAAGCTCTTGGGCAGAAGACGGGTGTGCCTGTGCAGATGTCAGCTCCTCCGCCTCAG cctcagtcggcggGTTCCAATAACCCCCCTCGTGCGTCACCTGATTCTGGAGGCTTCGTTACACCACCCTCGACGCAGAGGCCAGACGGTTGGGAAGGTTGGTGA
- the LOC136545077 gene encoding uncharacterized protein isoform X1: MIVARWFTPAYIEKHESQRALRMLRPAATHHQGSRSLPGFKSAYEAAHPDEDVSMFTAWAMSHQTRVAGDVTWDPAAPREAYSDPNVYTKVQEYTSAVQQRHGPEYDVRTEPIDAEAIMRLGGGRKHGRTWIANAAIDPTTVPTLSQLRAQSTSSSQPIRSRPTPTLQRVDALEAQNNEKTAQITALTARLEAEQAARQAQEVRIAEMMQIMQALGQKTGVPVQMSAPPPQVPHAFAATPPQSAGSNNPPRASPDSGGFVTPPSTQRPDGWEGW; this comes from the exons ATGATCGTGGCTAGGTGGTTTACGCCGGCCTACATAGAGAAGCACGAGTCTCAGCGGGCACTGCGTATGCTCAGGCCAGCTgccactcaccatcaaggcagcaggAGTCTCCCCGGATTCAAATcggcatat gaggctgcgcacccggacGAGGATGTCTCGATGTTCacggcgtgggctatgtcccaccagACCAGGGTGGCCGGCGACGTCACCTGGGACCCGGCTGCCCCTCGCGAGGCATACTCCGACCctaacgtgtacactaaagtccaggaGTACACGTCGGCGGTACAGCAGCGGCACGGGCCAGAGTACGACGTCCGCACCGAGCCCATTGATGCCGAGGCCATCATGAGGCTCGGTGGCGGCAGGAAGCACGGCCGGACGTGGATTGCGAACGCCGCCATCGACCCCACCACTGTTCCCACTCTGAGCCAgctccgagcacagagcacgagttccagccagcccatacgctcacggCCTACTCCGACACTGCAGCGGGTCGATGCGCTCGAG gcccagaacAACGAGAAGACGGCGCAGATCACGGCCCTCACTGCTCGGCTGGAGGCTGAGCAGGCCGCTCGGCAGGCCCAGGAGGTCAGGATTGCAGAAATGATGCAAATCATGCAAGCTCTTGGGCAGAAGACGGGTGTGCCTGTGCAGATGTCAGCTCCTCCGCCTCAGGTGCCGCACGCgtttgcagctactcct cctcagtcggcggGTTCCAATAACCCCCCTCGTGCGTCACCTGATTCTGGAGGCTTCGTTACACCACCCTCGACGCAGAGGCCAGACGGTTGGGAAGGTTGGTGA
- the LOC136543245 gene encoding uncharacterized protein: MASSRPRRDTPSAYARRPPEEGEAGEGQLQEAAGGRGTTARGRGRRGRQTTGGSGRRQRTQPPEPVPPTEEEEEVEEEQGAAPEDEGGEASGVYQRGPAKLPSFPLPQNRLVLRPVPPKAWEVLSGTPLRSPATVLGVLCRKWFPGIVELSSEAREPAYTWERYALGEDDQYRNKQERILAEFWRFFRAEEGTEGLADHVAHAACRKYVTDMFYEARVQAHIDYYASARRMTVTKREARQMTLTQEQYLEVHE; the protein is encoded by the exons ATGGCGAGTAGCCGGCCACGACGTGACACACCCTCGGCTTACGCGAGGAGGCCGccggaggagggggaggcaggcGAGGGACAGTTGCAGGAGGCAGCGGGAGGACGAGGGACAACGGCAAGAGGCCgcgggaggagggggaggcagacGACAGGAGGCAGTGGTAGGAGGCAGCGGACTCAGCCCCCTGAGCCCGTGCCaccgacggaggaggaggaggaggtcgaggAGGAGCAGGGTGCGGCGCCCGAggacgagggaggcgaggcgtcgGGTGTCTACCAGCGAGGCCCGGCGAAGCTCCCTTCGTTTCCGCTTCCTCAGAACCGTCTAGTGCTTCGCCCTGTGCCGCCCAA GGCTTGGGAGGTGTTGTCAGGTACTCCTCTGCGCTCTCCCGCGACCGTCTTGGGTGTGTTGTGTCGGAAGTGGTTCCCCGGCATTGTGGAGTTGTCGTCGGAGGCCCGAGAGCCAGCCTACACGTGGGAGAGGTACGCCCTGGGCGAGGACGACcagtaccgcaacaagcaggagcggataCTTGCTGAGTTTTGG AGGTTTTTCAGGGCCGAAGAAGGAACCGAGGGCCTCGCTGATCATGTGGCGCATGCAGCCTGTAGGAAGTATGTCACCGACATGTTTTATGAGGCgcgcgtccaggcccacatagactactacgcgTCGGCTCGTAGAATGACAGTCACCAAGAGGGAGGCTCGACAGATGACgctgacccaggagcagtaccttgaggtacatGAATAA